A genomic segment from Nicotiana tabacum cultivar K326 chromosome 9, ASM71507v2, whole genome shotgun sequence encodes:
- the LOC142164012 gene encoding uncharacterized protein LOC142164012: MGSTGDSSVSTPDRFASFTLDPSHLFYVHPSNSSGSQLVPVPFDGHGFVLWRSSMLTSLSTENKLGLLEGRINQLSSNLPYCPYWERCNDMVKAWITNSISQDIATSVMCFRTAKEICSDINESAIMPMNPLPPISKAYSLLQQDENQRKTPSTIPNFSTDFASFSISSTPATANRTFTQKVNFDSRKNMPLISCKYCKKPSHRVDTCYRLHGFPADFKFTKNKNSASYVQTDIPHGLPSAPTSQ; encoded by the exons ATGGGTAGTACTGGTGATAGTTCGGTTTCTACACCTGACAGATTTGCATCTTTTACACTCGATCCCTCTCATCTCTTCTATGTCCATCCCTCTAATAGTTCTGGTAGCCAATTGGTACCTGTGCCATTTGATGGACATGGTTTTGTGCTTTGGAGGAGTAGTATGCTCACTTCTCTTTCAACCGAAAATAAATTAGGGCTTTTAGAGGGTAGAATCAATCAACTTAGCTCTAATTTACCTTATTGCCCTTACTGGGAGAGATGCAATGATATGGTGAAAGCCTGGATCACTAATTCTATATCTCAAGATATTGCTACCAGTGTTATGTGCTTTAGAACTGCCAAGGAAATTTGTTCTGATATCAATGAGAG TGCAATAATGCCCATGAATCCCCTGCCACCTATTAGCAAGGCTTATTCTCTCCTACAACAGGATGAAAATCAAAGGAAAACTCCATCTACTATTCCAAACTTCTCAACTGATTTTGCTTCTTTCTCTATTTCTTCAACTCCTGCCACTGCCAATAGAACTTTCACACAAAAGGTCAATTTTGACTCTAGGAAGAATATGCCTTTAATTTCTTGCAAGTATTGTAAGAAGCCTAGTCATAGAGTGGACACGTGCTACAGGTTACATGGGTTCCCTGCAGACTTCAAGTTTACTAAAAATAAGAATTCAGCCTCCTATGTTCAAACTGACATTCCTCATGGTCTGCCAAGTGCTCCTACATCTCAATAA